DNA from Rosa rugosa chromosome 6, drRosRugo1.1, whole genome shotgun sequence:
TAAGTTATCTATTGTTCCCATTGGCTGAAAACTTTACTGTTACGTGGTTATGTTGTTTAAGGTTAATGCCACCCATGAACAATTAGTCAGTTTATGATTTATGTTTGCCTTGGTTATTTCCAGAGGATGGCAGAAGTATGTAATTGTAATATTATATTATTACAAGCTTTCAAAACATGAATGAGAAACAAAAAATCTAAAAGCTTTTCCTAGATGAAATTGTACTTTTGATATGCCCAACAGCACCATATAATCTTTTGAAGGTTTTCAGAAATCTacttcttcataaaaatagTTGCACTAGCTACTCTGTTTACATTATTGAGTCATGGCATGCTTATATGCATTAAACTTGCACAATCAGATTCATACATATTAATTTTCATGGTAAAGTTTACGTTTCTATTATCATTGAGCATGGTAACTCCTCTTTACCTTCCTGATCAACCTCTTTACTTTCCTGATCAGTGTATGCACCTTCTATTATTAACTCCAATCACTTCTATTACTCTATGTATACAGCTTTGAAGAAAAGTAGTGATACAAGATGAATCAAATGAGACAACCGCCATCATAATGGGAAAACATGTTGAGGGACTGTTCGGAACCACATGTGAAGTTTAATAATCCTGAAGAAAAATTAGAAGGATCCAAACATCCTccttatatttatttttataatataaacTATACAAACCTGGAATAAACACCAGCTTTTGAAGTTTGTCAGTGTACAATTCTTTGTAACCAATGAATGTGAAAAACTTAGCATGTAAACAAACCGGTAGCATCTTGTGGGCTATTTTGCTAGTTTTAACTAAAAAGAATAAAGAGTACCATCGGAAGTACTCTAACatcctttcattttttattttttttggaaagtgAACATTCTTTCATTTTGGTCAGCAAAAACAAATTTATAAAATTTTGTTAAATGCCCAACCACAAAGAGAAGGCATAGAAGcattcaagaaaaagatagaagGCATAGaattaaaaggaaaaacatCAATGGTGTATTGGTGTTAGGTAGCAATAATAAATTGCCTCTGAAGTTTGAAATAATATATAGCAATAACAAATTAATTACCTAACAGATTTTCTTCCAATATTGACTGATTGACCCAAAGATTTTGACTCCGTTATGATATGGGCTAAACTAGGAAGTATTAATGATTTAGAAAATTGGTTTGGATTTGCCTAGGAGGGACACATGATACTTGCTACATGCTATTGCACGGTTATATAGTACATGTTACTACATGAGTATACAAACGTGCTATGCATCGATATTTAGCACCAAAAATCATGTCCTGGTAGTCAATTAATTTGTACTCCGTTATGCACAACCGACACTATATTTAAATCTAATGGCGGAGAATAATGAGTATTCCAACAACTTTATTAGTTTTCACCCTTGAATGTAAATTAACAACAattaagggcaactccaaccatgggattcatttgggggtgctattctcattttagcacccccttgttgcactattcatataggactcaattctcatctccaaccatggggggtgctattttcactattcttgactaaaatataatatgagtataattttgatgaatattatattaaaaatatgttaatttaattaaataaggtaaaaataataatttaacattttatcataatatttaaaacttatgataatttatttaatgaatttaaaaaaagttttaaattttttttttgtgtcggCATATACGACAAAAGTGTCGGCACATACGACAAAAAATCTAACTATTTAGAagatattttgatgttttgtgtCGGCATATATGCCAAACAGCCGAATTTCGATGTGATATAAGCGCCACGTGTCAATCTCTAATTGGCTGTCCAAATTACGGTCGAGTCTTTGTCCGCCACGTGTCATATCTTATCTAATGAAATGAACTCAATCCGTCCATAAATATGGGGTCATTATCATCCTCATCtctcacaaattcacaaacacttctcatatccaaatcacacaaatctttctttcttttccgttTTGATTTTGTCAAACCATTTCTGCAATGAATCGTTTGACGAAATGGTTGCAGAAAGATCAAGAAGAGGCCGTCACGAGAAGCCGTCGACGAAACTTGATGATGTCTGCCGCTGCCTTGCAAATCCAAAATCTGGAAGATGAGGATTCACAATGGGGTGGTTCTTCAGAAGGTCGTACCTATAAGGCCAGGGATCGAGAGCTGATGGATCTTCGACTCAAAGCTCAATACTTCAAGGATCCGTGCAGGTATGAACCAAACATTTTTCGCAGGCGATATAGAATGCAACCTTGGGTCTTTGACAAGATGATGCGCGACGTGGCCAACTACGACCCATATTTTGTTCAAACAAGAGATGCTTGTGGGAGACTCAGCTTATCCACTGAACAAAAGCTGACATGCGCCATGAGAATGCTCGCGTATGGCATCACAGCTGATTTCTGCAATGATTACCTAGATATTGCGAAGTCCACTGCCATTGAGATTTTTGAGCACTTCACAAAAGCAATCTGGAATGTGTACCATGAGACTTACCTCCGCCGACCAACACCGGCAGATTTGCGACGGCTGCTTGACAAAGCTGCAGAACGGGGATTCCCGGGGATGATCGGTAGCCTTGATTGTATGCATTGGCAATGGAAAAATTGTCCCACCGGATGGGCAGGGCAGTATACTGGCTACAAGGGGAAGCCCACAATCATCTTAGAGGCGGTGGCCTCCTACGATACTTGGATTTGGCATGCCTTCTTCGAACTTCCAGGTTCCCTGAATGATATTAACGTCCTTGGATGTTCACCGTTGTTCAATGACGTATGCACCGGTGAAACCCCTGAAGTGAACTACCAGGTACATAATAGGCATTATCATCAATGTTATTACCTAGTTGATGACATATACCCTAAGTGGGGGTCCTTTGTACAAGCAATCCGAAACCCGAGGTCGCCGCAGACACAACATTTCACAAGGATGCAGGAAGCATACAGAAAAGATGTGGAGAGAGCATTTGGTATTCTCCAAGCTCGTTGGGCAATCATAAGAGGACCAGCTCGTGGGTGGACTAATGAGAACCTTCAATACATCATGATGACGTGCATTATCTTGCACAATATGATTGTTGAAGATGAGCATGATGAAGATGCAGCGCAGCCATTTGATCCGGATGATATCCCAACCAGACCAAGGAAAGCAGAGATATATAAGAGACCAGTAATGGACACCGATGTTGATCGCAATCCGCAACAACTAAATCAATTCTTGCGTCGTTATAGGGAGGTTAGATGTCCAGTGATGAATAAAAACCTCCAAGAAGATCTAGTCGATCACCTATGGACCATGAAGTTACAAGCTGATCAGAACCACCAGtgagcatttttttttgttttgtgcttTCAATAAGTGGCCATGTTGTCATGATAAGTGGTCATGGCCTACTTTGGTTGTATTATTGTGTGGTATGCTTTTACTTTGTGTTGTGTGCTTTTTATTTGTGTGGTTTGCTTTTACTTTCCGTTGTGTGCTTTTTATTTGTGTGGTTTGCTTTATCATGAAAATAAAAGTTCAATGCTTTTTTACAAAGATGATATACTCAACATAAAAAATTTTATTATCATAAATTAAAACACAAACCATTCAAAGCAACTAACAATATTAATTACATCCAAGATGTCTCGCCAAGTGGATCATAAGTGGTCAATCCAGTGTTGTCTCCTTCAGGGGGTGTAGGATATTGAGATTGTTCCGGGATGCTTGAAGTTTCAGCCTCCTTATCAATTATTTGTTGTTGCTTCCTCTCCCAATAACTCCTCTTTCTTGGGGTGAAAATTGATGGATCCACCTGCATCGTGCGAGCATCCTCAGCGCGTTGCTCAATTAGTTGACCTTCCTCAAACTGTCTTTGCCTTTGTTGGTACTCGCGTTCGGTTTGTTCATAACATTTCTGCATTTGAACTCGTAGGCCATCCGCATCCTGCTTATTGCTTTTTTTCTTAGCTAGCTTCTGAGCTTTCTGTCCTTGAGGACGTGCCTTTCTTGATGAGGGAAGCTCATCCTCAGTAGTGGGTGTTTCATCGCTATCCAAGTTGACATGATTAGGACTAAAGTGGATGTTTTCCATTGATGGCGTTTTCCCAAACTTTTCCGTATTTTTCAAGTATTGCCAACAATGCTCAAACACAAAATCGCAACCTTCCGAGTCGTAGTACGTTGATTTAACATTCATGAGCTACATTTAAtattaagtaaataaaatattaaaaaaagaacCCTTCATATAAATCAATCAATAAACTATATAACAACATTTTACTTTTAACAAATAcatgagaaataaaaaaattatcattattgaacatatttcaatataattaCCTCGTCCTCCATATTTTCCCCGCTTCTTCGTTGAAAGTGTTCGACCTTGTTAAGAGCTTGGCGCCACTTCATACATGCCGGACTTATTCTCTTCCAACGAGAGTGGCAACTAGAATGTGTTCTCTCCATGCAACCGGCCGGTCTGTGAGCATTGTACTCCTCCGCCACACGACTCCACAAGAAATCCGACTTTTGATCTTTTCCGACGCAACCATCACCCCCAACGGTGATCCAAGCTTGGCAAAGAATAACTTCTTCATTGTGCCTCCAAGAATCCCCTCTTGGAGCCATTTTTtccaagacaaaataaaaaaggaagatatatttaagaacaagaagatgggttaatgaatggaaaattgtgaaggagatggaggatatttggtgtgaggaaatagaaaataatgggtaggtatttatagaatttcctaCAATTCACTGTTCCAACGGGTAGatttttttcccttaattttctggtaattcttttattttttttttgaaacagaaAGGAAATAATTACCCTTCAATTAATAAGAGCCGTTCATCACTTTTTTCCAAAAAAATCTGAGCCATTGGATCTTGAATAGATCCGTtacagtcaaaaaaaaaaaaaaaaaaaaaagggtaacaTCGGACCGTCCAAATTGATCAGGGCAACATCTGGACCGTACATTTCATGACCGTTGGGGGTTCCAACGGTCACCAGGGGACAGCAACTGGCGTGGGGCCCACGGCTGCAGACGGAAAAGCCTGCGATCTTCTCTCTCCAGCGTTGGTTCCGCGCGTGCTCTCTCTTCCCAGCAACTTTGGCGCGCGTTTCCTTCAATTTTTGCCTCTGGCGCGTTGGTTCGGCATGTGGGCTGAGACAGCAAGTGGGCTGGCCCCCCATGTACAGTGATCAGTTCTGGTCTTGGAAAtgtctcaaatatgagactaCAAATGAGTCCAAGTCCTATATTTATAGGACCGGACCCCCCAAAAACACAAGGTTGGAGATCCAAAGTCTCAAAATGGCCCAAAAATAGGTTTGGCACCCcaaggttggagttgccctaagaGCACCTGTGTACGAAATCAATTGGCCATTTTTGGATCTGAATCCAATAGTTAAGAATAATAAGCATTCCAACTGCTTTAATATTTTTCACCAATAACAATTGAATACGACTGATTCCATTGACCACCTGAAGCTGGCAGTGCTGGCAGAACACACTCAAGCTTAAACGGTGATAGCTTAAAAGATGATAAAAAAAGTAAATGAACACGTGCCATATGTTAGCTTATGAATAACTTGTCATTATGAGCAAAACTTTCCCCGTTGGCCTCAGACGTCGGTTCCGGTGGTTTCTGCTCTCTTGAGTCTTGAGCATTACGTCGAACACGTTTCGGGCATGAGCACGGCTACTCGCGCGACCACACCTGATGATTTCCGATCAACTCCTGTCGACCAAATTGAATGCTTCACGAAGTCTCATCTTCTTTTTGCCACCGTTAAATATCTGGATATGACTCAACAGTAAGTTCCATACGCAAAAACAAATGTTTACACGCTAGAGTACGTTGCATCTTGTTGTAGAATAGATTTTACTTTAGATTGTGGTGGAGGTAGTCTAAGAAGGCCTAATGCGATCTGGGTTTGTATAGAAAgaccttttttttgtttccttaaTCTTACAAATGGGAAGTAATCTTGAAGATTACAAATGGGTCAGTAGTGGAGGTGCTTTGAGAAAGAATCAGATTCTGCTTTACTCTCTGGAATTTGGTTTCTGTAGATTTgaggattttcttttcttgctaTATGTTTTTAAACCGGAAAGCTGCTATCTGCTTATGTTTACTTAGATGGGTGGTTCCTGGCTGCTATTTCCTAAGAGTGGAAAGTAGCTGTATCAATCtatactagttttttttttttttttttttctattaaatAAAATGGAGTTTGATTTTGTGTTTAGGTTTCTGTAGATCAGTAATGGAGTTTCAAATTGCAATGTAGAGTACATTTTTAATTAGTTCCTTGTGGAGTAGCTGCAATACTACCATTTATATTATTAGTGGAAGTCTTTATTTAAACGATGTGGACCTTGATATGTACAAGTTAAGCCACACCCTTACTGATGTTTTTTATAAGGACCATCCTTGCCTAATTGAACTTTTGAAGTGTTCGCAGTAGTGTGGCAAAAACTCAACAGAAAAATTGAATATGTTGGGAGCATGGAAGAGTTTCTGGTCTCTTACATCTCCAAGTATGAGCTTATATGGTTGTATCTTTGTGTCTTCATGCCTTTTCATGTGGCTTGGGTGGTGGTGAACAAAGGGAATATCATCTTAGTGTATATACATATAGAGGGTGATACACAAGTAGTTTAGGCTCTAAATTAAGAATTCAACACTAGTGTTGTAGGCTTCTAATTAAGAATTCAAGATTTCTAGCTTGAATTATCTTTTGCCAGTGTTTATTCATATACAGGGTGATACATATGCATATATACATGCCTGATCAGTGGCAGACCTGTGGAATTCAGCTGAAATGCAGGGGCCGTTTGTACAGTGTGTTTATACTGTTCAATTGGTGCGGCAATTTTTCATGTTTACATGGTGTGCTCCAGTTTCTATCTCTATATACATGTTATACATACTTCAGTAGACTTCTTTAAGCAATATACTAAATAAACTGATGTTTCATAGCTCTGAAGCCCTAGTAtagaattttatttttagtttttattcttttattatttttattttacattGCTTTACAATTAGTAT
Protein-coding regions in this window:
- the LOC133716398 gene encoding protein ALP1-like; translated protein: MNRLTKWLQKDQEEAVTRSRRRNLMMSAAALQIQNLEDEDSQWGGSSEGRTYKARDRELMDLRLKAQYFKDPCRYEPNIFRRRYRMQPWVFDKMMRDVANYDPYFVQTRDACGRLSLSTEQKLTCAMRMLAYGITADFCNDYLDIAKSTAIEIFEHFTKAIWNVYHETYLRRPTPADLRRLLDKAAERGFPGMIGSLDCMHWQWKNCPTGWAGQYTGYKGKPTIILEAVASYDTWIWHAFFELPGSLNDINVLGCSPLFNDVCTGETPEVNYQVHNRHYHQCYYLVDDIYPKWGSFVQAIRNPRSPQTQHFTRMQEAYRKDVERAFGILQARWAIIRGPARGWTNENLQYIMMTCIILHNMIVEDEHDEDAAQPFDPDDIPTRPRKAEIYKRPVMDTDVDRNPQQLNQFLRRYREVRCPVMNKNLQEDLVDHLWTMKLQADQNHQ
- the LOC133716399 gene encoding glutathione S-transferase T3-like — translated: MAPRGDSWRHNEEVILCQAWITVGGDGCVGKDQKSDFLWSRVAEEYNAHRPAGCMERTHSSCHSRWKRISPACMKWRQALNKVEHFQRRSGENMEDELMNVKSTYYDSEGCDFVFEHCWQYLKNTEKFGKTPSMENIHFSPNHVNLDSDETPTTEDELPSSRKARPQGQKAQKLAKKKSNKQDADGLRVQMQKCYEQTEREYQQRQRQFEEGQLIEQRAEDARTMQVDPSIFTPRKRSYWERKQQQIIDKEAETSSIPEQSQYPTPPEGDNTGLTTYDPLGETSWM